Genomic window (Chionomys nivalis chromosome 7, mChiNiv1.1, whole genome shotgun sequence):
TGTTTTTCACTTTGTGGGTGGAATGCCAGTGTCTGTGGTGGAAGAGTGAAGAACTGGGCGGATCAGGACTTACCCCCCTGAGCCCATGATCAGCTTAGGCATTAGCGATTAGGCTTGGCTGACCATCTGCTTTATCTGAAGATTTTCAGCTGATGAGGCACTAGGAGGTTCCAACACCATCGTGTCTGGTCCTGGACTTGTGATTTGGAGAGAGTGCTAACAGGTAAGGAGGCTTTGCGGGGGCACCGGTCTGGGATCTAGTCTTAGTAAACTAAGGTTAAGCACCAGGCTGGTTCTCCTGGTTACCATGGCGTGATGATGGCAATGATACCATtgtcagaaataaaaataggaaatgtGCCCTGGCCGGTATGTACCAGACAGTGTGACAATGTTTCCCGtacattattttctcatttacttcatgtgtatgagtgttttgcctgcatgtatatatgtgtgtcacatgcatgcctggttcttacagaggtcagaagccggcattggatcccctggaactagggctatgaatgattgtgagccaccaggtgggtcctgggaattgaatcctcATCCTCTGCAATGGTAATAAGTGCTCCAACATggcgagccatctctccagcaactgCCATGCATTGTCTTCTTAGTTCTCACAGTAATAGTGGGGCTAGGGGTGTAGATCGGCTGATAGGATGATTCTTGCCTAGCACGCTCGAAGCCAGGGTCCATTCTCAGCAGCACTCCAGGTGCTGTGGTGCTTGCtgaaatcccagaactcgggaggccgaggcagaaggatcaggagttcaaagtcatcctcagctacatagagagtttgaggccagcctgggctacatgagacgctgtctcaaaagaataaaagcaacatTACTATTATGTACTCATTTGTTGATGGGGAAACTAAGATTCAGAAACGCCAAGTGACTTGTCTTAGGTCGTACAAGGAGGGAGCAGCAGAGCTGGGGGTCACAGCTGGCCTCTGGCTGACCCATAGTGTTAATATCAGGCATGCTGACTGTCCCTTGTCAGAACCTAGAGACTAAGCATCACCTGTTCACTCTTCGTCCCAAATTTCCCCACTTAAACtccattttccccttccttttctgtttcctccttaGAAAAGTTCTTTTCCAAGGGCAAAGACTGAGCCATCCCTATCTGACTGGTCACTTCTTCTAAGCCTTTGTTTAGACAGAACAAAGGGTGGAGGGAAATGTTAGCCAATGAGGGGCCTTGATTGGGGGGTGTGGTCAGGAAGAGTGTGGAACTGGAAGCCTGGAGGGGAAGTGCTGTTGACAGCCGGATCCCGTCAGGGCACAGCTCTCCCTCTAGGGCAGGATGGCCCAGGATCTCAGTGAGAAAGAGCTGCTGAGGATGGAGGTGGAGCAACTGAAGAAGGAAGTGAAGAACCCTCGCGATCCGGTGAGCCTCCAGTCACGCCTCCTCTCCGCTTATCTTTCTGTTGGGAATGTAGAGGAGACACTAGGTCCAGGACTTATCTCTGGACTGGGGTGGGATCTAGAAGACAGCTGGGGTCCCCACTCACATTCCTGGGCACAGAGGAGAGACTGAGAGCTCTGGGGAGTTCAGTGTGTCCAGCCCTGTCTCCAGGCTGTGCTGGCCACGCATCCCGTCAAGGGACTCGCCCTCCTGCCCACCTCTCTCTGCCACCTTCTTCCTCTTTGACTTCAGCCCTACCCTACCATTTTTCTAAGATCGCTAAGTCGTAGATTATGAGACATAAACAAGAGCTGTGACCATGTTTTGTCATCTTACAGATTTCCAAGACAGGAGAGGAAATCAAGGATTATGTTCAGGCCCAAGCAGGGGCTGACCCTCTTCTCCAAGGCGTCCCAGAAGACAAGAATCCCTTCAAAGAGAGAGGCACTTGTGTGATAAGCTGATGGAGAGAGGCACTTGTGTGATAAGCTGACGGTCCAGAACCCCGCCCCTTTTCTTCCTGTCCCTCCTCAGCCAGGCCCTAGTGTGATGGGATACCCAGGCGACCAACGTTTACCTCCTCTTAGACTTAAAATGAGTAAAGATGCTGAAGAAAAAACACACCGAGTCCATTCTCAATCCTGCTTCCCACCCTGTCCTCCAACTGCCTTCTCCACCTTCCTGCCTTTGCTTATGGTAGGGCAAGGGGTAGAGGGACACCGGGAGGGGCTGCCACTGGGCCATGTGGCCAGGAAGAATGTAGAGTTGGAGGTACAGAGGATGGCACCACCTGGAGAAATTTTTACAGCTGAACAGGTAGCCTGCAATGCCCTGAGACCCCAGAAGGCATTCGCTCCTTCTAGAAGGGCCCCACCCCtgatctttcttctcttcctccatgtAGTTTGGGCTAAAGATCTGGATGAGGGCTCCCCTGCCCCATGCCAATATCTTTTTCCTAGTTATTTAGACCACAGCATGGAGTAGAAGCTCagatggcagagtgcttgcctggcatgcaggagACCcagggttctatccccagcaccacgtAAACCAGGCCTGGCGCCTTGTCTGGTGTCAGCACTagggagttagaggcaggaagatcagaaattcaaggtcatactTACAAcatcagaagtttgaggccattctagGCTAgataggaccctgtctcaaaaaaggaaacaaaataagaagcaaaacaaaacaaacaaacaaaaaactgcattAGCTGGGTGGTCTGAAGACAGAGAGAGGTTTTGGAGGGTCTTGATTACATGGTTTATTTAATGTATTGAGTGTTTGTTATGTGTTAGTGTGTTAGGTAGTACAGCCAGAAGCATGAGCAAGACTAGCTGGCTCTTCTTTTCATGGAATTTGGCAGAGAAAACCTGAAGAATTTGCAGAGACAAGGGCCATGCAGAAACACACAGCAGATGCAGGTTCGGGGCAGTGGAGAAGGTCAAGGTGACCACCAACAAAAGGGCGCAGCATAAAGGGGGTGAAGCAAAGAGAGATTGTGGTAGAGACTTGAaaggtctttctgtgtgtgtgtgtgtgtgtgtgtgtgtgagagagagagagagagagagagagagagagagagagagagagaactcagtggttaaaagtgagTGCTCTTCTTGACAAGGACTGATGCTTCCGGCCTCCTGGGatgagtacacacacatgaacacacacacaatattaaaaataacacatatacacaattaaaaatggatAGTAAGTAAAGTATAAAGAAAAAGTTTAGAAGAATTGCTTCCATGATttaggcatagtggcacatgcctatagtcTCAAGAacagggaagcagagggaaaaatcacaaattcaagtccagcatgggctacatagtacactccaggctagcctgagctactcagggaaaccctgtctaaaacgAAAGgaactttcttctttcccttgggGGTAAACAGAAGCTGAGGAAGGTATTTAAGCATCCAAGGGACTGGCTCAGTTAACACAAGATCAGCCAGGTCCTGCTCAGGCCTGAGAATACAATTATGGCACAACTCTGACGCCTTGTTAGCCAAGAGCTCTTGTTTGAAAGAATcgtagaagccgggcggtggtggcgcacgccttcaatcccagcactcgggaggcagaggcaggcggatctctgtgagttcgagaccagcctggtctacaagagctagttccagaacaggctccaaaaccacagagaaaccctgtctcgaaaaaccaaaaaaaaaaaaaaaaaaaagaaagaatcatagACCAACATTCATGGTACTCCTTGAAATATAAGAGAGGTTTGTGGGATGCTACAGGAACCCCAAGAAGGACTCCCTAATCCAGCTGAATGGGCACACTGAGTCCTGGGAGAGAGGATGGAAAAGGTCCCCAGATGGAAGTAATTCCTAGGAGAACTGAGTGCAGAAGGCTTATGCTATGAGTAGATGAAGGTGACACTCCTGGGGAAAAGGATATTGAAACAGAggtacagagagagaaaagaacccCGGTTTGGTGCCTAGCATGGTGGCATGCGATTCCAACACTGGGGAAGTTGATGTAGCTTGGTTTTAGGCCAGCTTGTGACACCtagtgagactctgactcaaaaaatgtgtgtgtgtgtattgcattaGTCATtgatctattgctgtgaagagacaccatgaccaaggcaactcttataaaaaaaaaaaaaataagcctttaattggggccttgcttagagtttcagaggttagtccattattatcatggtggggagcagcaGCTAAGGACTTTGTATTATGATACATGGGCAGTAGGCCGAGAGAGACTGGGACTGGTGTGGACTTTCGAAACCTCAAACCCTACCCcaagtggcacacttcctccaataaggctacacttattctaacaaggccacacctcttaatccttctaatcctttcaaacagttccactccttggtgactaagcattcaaatatgggAGCCTATGGGCTATTCTCATtcgaattttttttttggtgttatggtctgctttctttcttttttttttttttttttggtctgctttcttttgagacaggatctcactatgtagctctagctggcctggaacttgctatttagaccaagttggcctcaaacttagagagatctatctgtttgtttctgttacctgagtgctgagactaaaggcatgcacaccCATGCCCAGCTGGAACTGTGTTTTTAAAGTTtagatgtatttgttttatgtatatgaggtttttttgttttttttttttttttgatttttgagacaggctttctccgtagctttttggttcctgtcctggaactagctcttgtagaccaggctggcctcgaactcccagagatccgcctgcctctgcctcgcgagtgctgggattaaaggcgtgcgccaccaccgcctggctttgtatatgagtattttgcttgcatgtatgtgtatgtaccatgTAAATATCTattgcctgctgaggtcagaagagggcatcagattctctggtaCCAGGATTATAGActcttgtgagccaccatgttggtcctGGGCACCAGcatgtgtcctctgcaagagcagcaagtgcttttaactgctgtaccatctctttagccccaagaactatattttaaatagaccaGCAGTTAGGTGTGAGCTGAATGCCAAGAGGAAGTCCCAGGTCCTTAGGATCCCCAC
Coding sequences:
- the Gngt2 gene encoding guanine nucleotide-binding protein G(I)/G(S)/G(O) subunit gamma-T2 isoform X1, coding for MIVSHQGRMAQDLSEKELLRMEVEQLKKEVKNPRDPISKTGEEIKDYVQAQAGADPLLQGVPEDKNPFKERGTCVIS
- the Gngt2 gene encoding guanine nucleotide-binding protein G(I)/G(S)/G(O) subunit gamma-T2 isoform X2, which produces MAQDLSEKELLRMEVEQLKKEVKNPRDPISKTGEEIKDYVQAQAGADPLLQGVPEDKNPFKERGTCVIS